The Parcubacteria group bacterium DNA segment CGGTTTGAGACGGGAGGACTGGAAGGACATAGTTTTGGTAATCTTTTTCTCTCTGCGTTGGAAAAGATCAATGGCAGTTTTACGCGTGGTGTTGTGGAGGCGATCAAGATCCTCAATGTCAAAGGAAATGTGGTGCCGGTAAGTGAGGATGATATGCGCCTCAAGATCAAACTTAATGATGGGCGCGTGCTTGTGGGAGAAAAAGAATTGGATGATAATGCGGACATTCGTGATGTAGGCGTGTATGATGTTTCTCTCGCAAGATCTGTGCGAGCAAGTCATGGTGCCGTGCAGGCGATCAAAAAGGCGGATTATATTATCATCGGACCGGGAGATCATTATGGAAGTATCATGCCGAATTTGTTTGTGAATGGGATCAAAAATGCGATCAAAAAGGCACGAGCAAAAGTGATCTTTGTCGCTCCTCTCACGAACAAAAGAGGGCTCACGACAGGATATACCGTTGCACATTATATTGACAGTATCGAAAGCTCTATCGGCAAAGGACGCGTTGATTTTGCGGTGTATAATACAAAAAAACCGTTCAAGAATATTCTCGCACGTTATGAAAAGCAGGAAGGAAAGAATTCTCTCGTTGTATGCGATGCAATGATCGGGCAAACATACAAAATTGTGCGCGGGGATCTATTGCGCAAAGAACGTGTTATAAAATCCAAAGGTGATACATTGGCACATACGCGCGCATTTATCCGTCACGACAGTGAGAAGCTTGCGCGCGCGATCACACTTATCACGGAGTATGATGATTTTCGATCGTTTAGCATCTCGTAATCTTTGTGGTATAATACAAGTATCTTTATATAAAAATAAACATTAAATAATCATATGAAAAGAAATATTTTGATAATCATATTTGCCGCTGTTCTTTTGCCTGTATGGAGTGCATACGCGCAAAGTGATGTGACAGAACAGGCTGTAGCAGATGAGCAGGCAACAGAAATGACGGTGATTGCGGAAGTAGATATTCACGATGCGCATCTCATCGAGCAAAAAGGACACAATCTTGCGATCGATTTTACGTTTGATAACGGGAACGGCGCACAATCAGATATTCGATATGCTGTGCGATTGGTAAAAAATGATCCTAAGCTCGGACAATCGATCGTTTTTCAAAAGATCTATGACGAAGCAGTGACGCTTGCTGAAAATTCATTTCTTTATAAAGAGATCTCGTGCGATATTCCCGCGTATTTGTCGGGTACGTATGATGTGTGGATCATTGCTCAAAATGGATCCGGTTTGCCACTCGCAAGTGGTATACTGGGGGCGATCACTTTATATGGGGACAATTCTCCATACATCACGATCGACGATGCAACATGTCAGTTCTTTATAAAAGATCTGCCGGAAAATTATACCTTGGACCAAGGTGTGGATGTGGCACAAAATGAAGTTCTAGTGCTTTCGTGTGAAACAAAAAATACATTCAATGAAAAAATGACAGTGCAACCATTTGTGCAAACGTACATGCGATCACTTTTTGGTGAAAAGGTGGATGCAAAAGCAGTGTCACAAATGATCGAAATTGCTCCACGAGAAAAAAAAGAGATCACCGTTGAAATTCCCAAACAACAAAAGCCGCAGGCATATAGTATTGCTGTGACACTGCAAAACAGTGAGAAAAAGGATATCTCGAGCACGGTTTATGCGCACTATGTTGTGCGTGGCAACAATGCAAGTATTTCCAATCTCCAATTAGATAAGAGTGTATATACCGCCGGAGAAATGATCACGGCAAAATTCATCGCAACGCCGTCTGCTGATCGGTTTTTTGGTGCGCGCGGAGAGGGTTCAAAAGATGGAAGTCTATATTACAATATGACGATCACAGATAGTAATAATAAGGAGTGCATCAAGCCAATTGCCCGTACAGATCTAAGTCAGGAAGGTATTACAACAACGGTTACGCAAAAAAGTTTGATCGCATGTAAAGAGCCTATGGTTATGTTGTCGCTTGAAGACGAGCAAGGAACAATTCTTGCAAAAAAGACATACAATTTTGTACCAACAAAGACAGGGGAAGAATCTCAAAGCATCGCGCAAGAAGGTGATAAGGATCGTTTTGGATTGGTAGCATGGATTGTAATTGGTGTGATCACAGCTTTTGCCTTGTTGGTCATCATTGGATATAAATACAAAGAACGAAGTACAAAAATCCTCGTATTCCTTCTTCTGAGCGGAGGATTGTTCTTTGGCGTACTGGATGCGCGCGCATTGACGCTTGAGGCGCATATTGCACAGGATTGGGGATCATATGCTGCTTGTGATTTTAATTTGAGCAGGAGTACCGTATCACGTGGCGAAAGATTCTGGGGTACGTCATCAGGATGTCATGTAGTATATTGTGGCAATAAGGCAAAAATGAAGGCACATATCAACAGTGCCGAAGTGGCTTCGTGGGAACTCACAAGAAACAAAACGAAATGGTATTATGATGAAAGCATTTCAAGCAGTAATGTATTAATTACTGCAGGCAATGAGTGTGGTAGATATTTTGTCCCTGTGGATGTACAGTTTTGGCATTACTACGACAATATAAGGACATGGAGAACTACTTTGACGAGAGGATCTTTGCCCTATCGTGTTGTAAATTGTGATACGGTGGATGGAGAACTTGGCGTTTCTACATCCGGGTGTGCAGATGGAGTGACACGGTCCGGTCAAGTCAATCTGAGTGTAACAAATATTACGGGAGTAGGATCCGGTACGGTGCAATATCGTTATAAATGTGGCACGCAAGCATGGACCGGTTGGACGACCACGTCGACATATACATGTTCTTTTCTTGATGCCGGCGCAAAGACAGTCTATGCGGAGATCAATCGCGGAAGCGCAACTGTACAAAAATCGGCACTTGTGACTATTGTGCAGTGTCCGATCGATGGTGCATGCAATTCAGATGCAACAGGTACTTATACGATCAGTGAAACAGCATTCCGCGGATCATTATGCTCATCCGGCACGCCGACAGTAACGCCAGCATTCCCGACATATGGTCAAACAGTCACATGGGGATGCAGTGGACTCAATGGTGGCACATCAACATCACCCACAG contains these protein-coding regions:
- a CDS encoding gluconeogenesis factor YvcK family protein is translated as MKKKKIVTIGGGTGSFALLSGLKQYQYDITAIVTMADDGGSTGALRDELGVLPPGDVRQCLVALANSSSELRALMNYRFETGGLEGHSFGNLFLSALEKINGSFTRGVVEAIKILNVKGNVVPVSEDDMRLKIKLNDGRVLVGEKELDDNADIRDVGVYDVSLARSVRASHGAVQAIKKADYIIIGPGDHYGSIMPNLFVNGIKNAIKKARAKVIFVAPLTNKRGLTTGYTVAHYIDSIESSIGKGRVDFAVYNTKKPFKNILARYEKQEGKNSLVVCDAMIGQTYKIVRGDLLRKERVIKSKGDTLAHTRAFIRHDSEKLARAITLITEYDDFRSFSIS